The Ailuropoda melanoleuca isolate Jingjing chromosome 9, ASM200744v2, whole genome shotgun sequence genome includes a region encoding these proteins:
- the PENK gene encoding proenkephalin-A, translating into MSPTSLRHTIAVNPMARFLRLCTWLLALGPGLLATVRAECSQDCATCSYRLARPTDINPLACTLECEWKLPSLKTWETCKELLQLSKLELPQDGATALRESSKPDESHVLAKKYGGFMKRYGGFMKKMDELYPQEPEEEANGGEILAKRYGGFMKKDADEEDVLANSSDLLKELLGTGENRESGPHTEAGEDEEVSKRYGGFMRALKRSPQLEEEAKELQKRYGGFMRRVGRPEWWMDYQKRYGGFLKRFADSLPSDEEGESYSKEVPEMEKRYGGFMRF; encoded by the exons ATGTCTCCGACCAGCCTGCGCCATACGATCGCTGTCAAC CCTATGGCGCGGTTCCTGAGACTCTGCACTTGGCTGCTGGCGCTCGGCCCGGGGCTCCTGGCGACCGTGAGGGCGGAATGCAGCCAGGACTGCGCGACGTGCAGCTACCGCCTGGCGCGCCCGACCGACATCAACCCCCTG GCTTGCACACTGGAATGTGAATGGAAGCTGCCCTCTCTCAAAACCTGGGAAACCTGCAAGGAGCTCCTGCAGCTGTCCAAACTGGAGCTCCCCCAAGATGGCGCCACCGCCCTCAGAGAGAGCAGCAAGCCCGACGAGAGCCACGTGCTGGCCAAAAAGTATGGGGGCTTCATGAAAAGGTATGGAGGCTTCATGAAGAAAATGGATGAGCTTTATCCTCAGGAGCCGGAAGAAGAGGCCAATGGAGGGGAAATCCTGGCCAAGAGATACGGGGGCTTCATGAAGAAGGACGCAGATGAGGAGGACGTCCTGGCCAACTCCTCAGACCTGCTCAAAGAGCTGCTGGGGACCGGGGAGAACCGAGAAAGTGGCCCCCACACAGAGGCTGGTGAAGATGAAGAAGTGAGCAAGAGATACGGGGGCTTCATGAGAGCCTTAAAGAGAAGCCCCCAACTGGAAGAAGAAGCCAAAGAGCTGCAGAAGCGCTATGGGGGCTTCATGAGAAGAGTTGGTCGCCCCGAGTGGTGGATGGACTACCAGAAAAGGTACGGGGGCTTCCTCAAGCGCTTTGCCGACTCTCTGCCCTCCGATGAAGAAGGCGAAAGCTACTCCAAAGAAGTTCCTGAGATGGAGAAAAGATATGGAGGATTTATGAGATTTTAA